A part of Bosea sp. (in: a-proteobacteria) genomic DNA contains:
- the nagZ gene encoding beta-N-acetylhexosaminidase: MSIRAFIAGCAGLELSDAERALFARMQPWGFILFRRNIADRAQLRALTAALRASVGRHAPILIDQEGGRVQRMRPPEWPAYPSGRWFGQLNDPLQRTALARLSARLMAHDLREVGVDVDCLPVLDVPVAGAHDVIGDRAYAQDPDEVARIGRAAAEGLLAGGVLPVIKHMPGHGRAQADSHHHLPRVDASLDTLRAHDFRPFRHLADMPMAMTAHVVFEALDATAPATTSRKIISRIIRKEMNYQGLVMTDDLSMKALSGSFTERAGAAYAAGCDMLLHCNGEMDELAEVAQAARPLGGAARRRARQALARIAHMPEPLDRALLSEGIDRILAAAR, translated from the coding sequence ATGTCGATCCGAGCCTTCATTGCCGGTTGCGCCGGGCTTGAGCTGAGCGATGCCGAGCGGGCGCTGTTCGCCAGGATGCAGCCCTGGGGCTTCATCCTGTTTCGCCGCAACATCGCCGACCGCGCGCAACTCCGCGCGCTCACGGCCGCGCTGCGTGCGTCGGTCGGCCGTCACGCTCCCATCCTCATCGACCAGGAGGGCGGCCGCGTGCAGCGCATGCGCCCGCCCGAATGGCCGGCCTATCCGTCCGGGCGCTGGTTCGGACAGCTCAATGATCCGTTGCAGCGCACGGCCCTGGCGCGGCTGTCGGCCCGGCTGATGGCCCATGATCTGCGCGAGGTCGGCGTCGATGTCGATTGCCTCCCCGTTCTTGACGTGCCCGTGGCAGGCGCGCATGACGTGATCGGGGATCGCGCCTATGCGCAGGACCCGGACGAGGTGGCGCGGATCGGCCGCGCCGCCGCCGAGGGCCTGCTTGCCGGGGGCGTTCTGCCGGTCATCAAGCACATGCCCGGCCATGGCCGGGCGCAGGCCGACAGCCACCATCATCTGCCGCGCGTCGATGCCTCGCTGGACACGCTGCGCGCCCATGATTTCCGCCCTTTCCGTCATCTCGCCGACATGCCGATGGCGATGACGGCGCATGTCGTGTTCGAAGCCCTGGACGCCACGGCGCCTGCCACCACCTCGCGAAAGATCATCAGCCGCATCATCCGCAAGGAAATGAACTATCAGGGGCTCGTCATGACGGATGATCTCTCCATGAAGGCGCTGTCCGGCAGCTTCACCGAGCGCGCCGGGGCCGCCTATGCCGCCGGCTGCGACATGCTGCTGCACTGCAACGGCGAGATGGACGAGTTGGCGGAGGTCGCGCAGGCGGCCCGTCCGCTTGGCGGCGCCGCCCGTCGCCGGGCTCGGCAGGCGCTGGCACGCATCGCGCACATGCCAGAGCCGCTGGACCGCGCGCTTCTCTCCGAGGGGATTGACCGCATCCTTGCGGCTGCCCGATGA
- a CDS encoding segregation/condensation protein A, whose protein sequence is MPFEDEQSGRAEGEEAFVIDVDGYEGPLDLLLELARRQKVDLSRISILALADQYLAFVESARRFRLELAADYLVMAAWLAYLKSRLLLPEPPQQDEPSAADLATQLALRLRRLEAIREAARQLASRARLGRDVFARGQRAEAPQGPDGAWNASLYDLLAAYARQRQRRIEARVTLHKRFVWSLVEAREALRKLVGTAADWTTLDAYLLEYAVDPSMRATLRASALSAMLEMVREGVMDIRQDRPFAPLYLRRRAAPRMAAE, encoded by the coding sequence CTGCCTTTCGAGGACGAGCAGAGCGGTCGCGCCGAGGGCGAAGAGGCCTTCGTCATCGATGTCGACGGCTATGAAGGTCCGCTCGATCTGCTGCTCGAATTGGCGCGGCGGCAAAAGGTCGATCTTTCGCGCATCTCCATCCTCGCTTTGGCCGATCAGTATCTGGCCTTTGTCGAGAGCGCGCGCCGCTTCAGGCTCGAACTGGCCGCCGATTATCTCGTGATGGCGGCATGGCTGGCCTATCTCAAGTCGCGCCTGCTCCTTCCCGAGCCGCCGCAGCAGGACGAACCCAGCGCCGCCGATCTCGCCACCCAACTCGCCCTGCGCCTGCGCCGGCTGGAGGCGATCCGGGAAGCGGCGCGCCAGCTCGCCTCCCGCGCCCGGCTTGGCCGCGACGTCTTCGCCCGCGGCCAGCGCGCCGAAGCTCCGCAGGGCCCTGATGGTGCCTGGAACGCATCACTCTACGACCTGCTGGCCGCCTATGCGCGCCAGAGGCAGCGCCGCATCGAAGCCCGCGTGACGCTGCACAAGCGCTTCGTCTGGTCGCTGGTGGAGGCGCGCGAGGCGCTGCGCAAGCTTGTTGGAACGGCAGCCGACTGGACGACGCTCGATGCGTATCTGCTCGAATACGCCGTCGATCCCTCGATGCGGGCCACGCTCCGCGCCTCCGCGCTTTCGGCCATGCTGGAGATGGTGCGAGAGGGAGTCATGGACATTCGACAGGATCGCCCCTTCGCGCCGCTCTACCTGCGCCGCCGCGCCGCGCCGCGCATGGCGGCGGAATGA
- the scpB gene encoding SMC-Scp complex subunit ScpB, with protein MRKTAMPSPDPEDAAGDHADSGRAAGDAAAMMAEALRIAEALLFASAEPVSEDEIAGYLPGGLEPASVLARLEAAYAGRGVNLVRVAGKWAFRTAEDLGHLLVRRVEEPRRLTRAAIETLAIIAYHQPVTRAEIEEIRGVATSKGTLDTLLESGWIRMRGRRRTPGRPLTYGTTSAFLEQFGLDRVDDLPGLDELKGAGFLEGRIPKGLDVPIPSDDSTLRDDEDPLDDLFSPIDGGPTGAPD; from the coding sequence ATGAGGAAGACGGCCATGCCCTCGCCTGATCCGGAGGACGCGGCCGGGGATCACGCCGACAGCGGGCGCGCCGCCGGGGATGCGGCGGCCATGATGGCGGAGGCCCTGCGCATCGCCGAGGCGCTTCTGTTCGCCTCGGCCGAGCCGGTTTCCGAAGACGAAATCGCCGGCTATCTGCCAGGCGGGTTGGAGCCAGCCTCTGTGCTGGCAAGGCTGGAAGCGGCCTATGCGGGCCGCGGGGTCAATCTCGTGCGCGTGGCCGGCAAATGGGCGTTCCGGACGGCCGAGGATCTGGGCCATCTTCTGGTCCGCCGCGTCGAGGAGCCTCGACGGCTGACGCGCGCCGCGATCGAGACGCTGGCCATCATCGCCTATCATCAGCCCGTTACGCGGGCCGAGATCGAGGAGATCCGCGGCGTCGCCACATCGAAGGGCACGCTGGACACGCTGCTGGAGTCAGGCTGGATCCGGATGCGGGGTCGCAGGCGCACGCCGGGCCGCCCGCTCACCTATGGCACGACGTCCGCTTTCCTCGAGCAGTTCGGGCTCGACCGGGTGGATGACCTGCCTGGCCTCGACGAACTCAAGGGCGCCGGCTTCCTGGAAGGGCGCATTCCAAAAGGCCTCGACGTGCCAATCCCGAGCGACGACAGCACGCTCCGGGACGACGAGGATCCGCTCGACGATCTGTTCTCGCCCATCGACGGCGGCCCGACCGGCGCGCCTGACTAG
- a CDS encoding ABC transporter ATP-binding protein: MTAMASDNAIDRGWRGWGRRGTAGASIPVSLAFEGLRQSYGDVTALAGITLEIAAGEVVCLLGQSGCGKSTLLRIAAGVEKPSAGRVLLDGIEVAGPSRFVEPERRGVGLMFQDYALFPHLSVLGNVSYGVRGLSPADTRASALRALDRVGLSHMAESYPHMLSGGEQQRVALARAVAPRPGVLLMDEPFSNLDRRLKDAVREETVAVIRETGATSVMVTHDPEDAMRIADRIVLMRKGEIVQAGPGEALYRSPNSLFVARFFSDFNEINAVVRAGSVETPFGRVPAPGLIEGEQAVVCVRPQGIMLRAPGFCLPGRVLSRRFLGEVDVLQVAVQGFDRPLTIRAPEHKPFNEGADVGVDIKREEVLVFSEREP; encoded by the coding sequence ATGACAGCGATGGCCTCTGACAATGCGATCGATCGCGGCTGGCGCGGCTGGGGCCGTCGCGGAACCGCGGGCGCCTCGATTCCCGTATCGCTGGCCTTCGAGGGGCTTCGCCAGTCCTATGGCGATGTCACGGCGCTGGCGGGCATCACACTCGAGATCGCGGCCGGTGAAGTGGTGTGCCTGCTTGGCCAGTCCGGCTGCGGCAAATCCACCCTGCTGCGCATCGCCGCCGGGGTCGAGAAGCCCAGCGCCGGCCGCGTGCTGCTCGACGGCATTGAGGTTGCCGGCCCCAGCCGCTTCGTCGAGCCCGAGCGGCGCGGCGTGGGCCTCATGTTTCAGGATTATGCGCTTTTCCCGCATCTGAGCGTGCTGGGCAATGTCAGCTATGGCGTGCGCGGCCTGTCTCCGGCCGACACGCGCGCCAGCGCCTTGCGGGCGCTCGACCGCGTCGGGCTGTCGCACATGGCGGAGTCCTATCCCCACATGCTTTCGGGCGGAGAGCAGCAGCGCGTGGCGCTTGCGCGCGCTGTTGCCCCACGCCCGGGCGTGCTTCTCATGGACGAGCCCTTCTCGAACCTTGATCGCCGACTCAAGGACGCGGTGCGCGAGGAGACAGTGGCGGTGATCCGTGAGACAGGCGCCACCTCCGTCATGGTGACGCACGACCCCGAGGACGCGATGCGGATCGCGGACAGGATCGTGCTGATGCGCAAGGGCGAGATTGTACAGGCCGGGCCGGGGGAGGCGCTCTATCGCAGCCCGAACAGCCTGTTCGTGGCGCGTTTCTTCAGTGATTTCAACGAGATAAATGCAGTGGTGCGGGCAGGTTCGGTCGAAACGCCGTTCGGGCGCGTTCCGGCGCCGGGCCTGATCGAGGGCGAGCAGGCCGTTGTCTGCGTTCGCCCGCAGGGCATCATGCTGCGCGCGCCGGGGTTTTGCCTGCCGGGGCGGGTGCTCTCGCGGCGTTTTCTTGGCGAGGTCGACGTGCTGCAGGTCGCGGTGCAGGGCTTTGATCGGCCCTTGACGATCCGCGCGCCGGAGCACAAGCCTTTCAACGAGGGTGCCGATGTCGGCGTCGACATCAAACGCGAGGAAGTCCTTGTGTTCTCCGAGCGTGAACCCTAG
- a CDS encoding twin-arginine translocase TatA/TatE family subunit yields the protein MGGVSIWHWIVVGIVVMLLFGRGKVSELMGDVAKGIKSFKKGMADEENPPAPTQPATVVTEAPRTIDQTAQAAQKVDADRKV from the coding sequence ATGGGTGGCGTCAGCATCTGGCACTGGATCGTGGTCGGCATCGTGGTGATGCTGCTCTTCGGTCGTGGCAAGGTCTCCGAATTGATGGGCGACGTGGCCAAGGGCATCAAGTCCTTCAAGAAGGGCATGGCGGACGAGGAGAATCCTCCCGCGCCGACGCAGCCCGCCACCGTGGTGACCGAAGCCCCGCGCACTATCGACCAGACCGCGCAGGCCGCGCAGAAGGTCGATGCAGACCGGAAGGTCTGA
- the tatB gene encoding twin-arginine translocase subunit TatB — protein sequence MFDIAWSEMLVIGAVALVVIGPKDLPKALRSVGEAVGKIKRMAAEFQGQFNDAMREAELHDLKKQVEDVGGSVQAATKVDFNPIQTIRDELKAAQPAADPSTPVADFKPQPIEPAIPLPEIPPPFDPSELAPPVVEAPVAAPAEPAPQPARKKSAATEGDAA from the coding sequence ATGTTTGACATCGCCTGGAGCGAAATGCTGGTCATTGGTGCCGTCGCGCTCGTCGTGATCGGCCCCAAGGATTTGCCCAAGGCGCTGCGTTCGGTGGGCGAGGCCGTCGGCAAGATCAAGCGCATGGCCGCCGAGTTTCAGGGACAGTTCAACGACGCCATGCGCGAGGCCGAGCTTCACGACCTGAAAAAGCAGGTGGAGGATGTCGGCGGCTCCGTGCAGGCCGCCACCAAGGTGGATTTCAACCCCATCCAGACCATCCGCGACGAGTTGAAGGCAGCGCAGCCTGCGGCCGATCCATCGACGCCTGTCGCAGACTTTAAGCCTCAGCCGATCGAGCCGGCGATCCCGCTGCCTGAGATCCCGCCGCCCTTCGATCCGAGCGAGCTTGCCCCGCCGGTGGTTGAGGCGCCGGTCGCCGCGCCTGCCGAGCCGGCGCCGCAGCCGGCGCGCAAGAAATCCGCCGCAACCGAGGGAGACGCGGCGTGA
- the tatC gene encoding twin-arginine translocase subunit TatC, with translation MADPSAKRSGEDEIEASRAPLIEHLIELRSRLIKSLVAFIVLFFICFAGAQHIYNVLVMPYVWAAGGAANAKLIYTAPLEYLFTQIKIAAFGAGFFAFPVIATQIYKFVAPGLYRNERDAFRPYLFATPIFFVLGAAMVFFFAMPVLMQFSIGMQQSASAERAGIELLPKVSEYLALIMTLVFAFGISFQLPVVLTLLGQAGIIDSRFLKEKRRYAIVFVFVVAAVLTPPDVISQLMLAVPMIVLYEASVLSVGYLEKKRAAKKAAEDAAAGV, from the coding sequence ATCGCCGATCCATCAGCCAAGCGTTCAGGCGAGGACGAGATCGAGGCGTCGCGCGCGCCGCTCATCGAGCATCTCATCGAGCTGCGCTCGCGGCTGATCAAGTCGCTCGTTGCCTTCATCGTGCTGTTCTTCATCTGCTTCGCCGGCGCGCAGCACATCTACAACGTTCTGGTCATGCCCTATGTCTGGGCGGCCGGCGGCGCGGCCAACGCCAAGCTGATCTACACGGCGCCGCTCGAATATCTCTTCACGCAGATCAAGATCGCGGCCTTCGGCGCGGGCTTCTTCGCGTTCCCCGTCATCGCCACGCAGATCTACAAGTTCGTGGCGCCCGGCCTTTACCGGAACGAGCGCGACGCGTTCCGGCCCTATCTGTTCGCCACGCCGATCTTCTTCGTGCTGGGCGCGGCCATGGTGTTCTTCTTCGCCATGCCGGTGCTGATGCAGTTCTCGATCGGGATGCAGCAGTCCGCTTCGGCCGAGCGGGCCGGAATCGAGCTGCTGCCCAAGGTCAGCGAATATCTCGCACTCATCATGACGCTGGTCTTCGCCTTCGGGATCAGCTTCCAGCTCCCCGTGGTGCTGACGCTGCTCGGGCAGGCGGGCATCATCGATAGCCGGTTCCTCAAGGAAAAGCGGCGCTATGCCATCGTCTTCGTCTTCGTGGTGGCTGCGGTGCTCACCCCGCCCGATGTCATCAGCCAGCTCATGCTCGCCGTCCCGATGATCGTCCTTTACGAGGCCTCCGTCCTCTCTGTCGGCTATCTTGAGAAGAAGCGCGCCGCGAAGAAGGCGGCGGAGGATGCCGCAGCGGGCGTCTGA
- the serS gene encoding serine--tRNA ligase — MHDIRWIRENAAAFDQALLNRGAEAVSGALFALDDARRKAIADNQTAQERRNALSREIGQAMGRKDLAAAEALKAEVARLKETGPALEAAEREAAQALHDALAAIPNIPQADVPLGKDEHGNVVRHVHGEKPALWGAESNQPAREHWELGEALGLMDFEAAARMSGSRFVVLKSGLARLERAIGQFFLDTHTTGHGYTEVNPPLLVRDEAMFGTAQLPKFREDQFRAGDEHWLVPTAEVPLTNLVRESILSEAELPLRLTALTPCFRAEAGSAGRDTKGMLRQHQFNKVELVSITTPERSNDEHERMLACAETVLKKLGLHFRTMVLCTGDMGFASTKTYDIEVWLPGQKAYREISSCSNCGDFQARRMRAQYRPTEAGKGGLPHVHTLNGSGVAVGRALIAVMENYQNPDGSITVPDVLLPYMGGVTRIARS, encoded by the coding sequence ATGCATGACATCAGATGGATTCGCGAGAACGCAGCCGCGTTCGATCAGGCGCTGCTGAACCGGGGCGCCGAAGCGGTCTCCGGCGCCCTGTTCGCGCTTGATGACGCGCGCCGCAAGGCCATCGCCGACAACCAGACCGCGCAGGAGCGGCGCAATGCGCTGTCCAGGGAGATCGGCCAGGCCATGGGCCGCAAGGACCTCGCCGCCGCCGAGGCCCTGAAGGCCGAGGTCGCCCGGCTCAAGGAAACCGGCCCGGCGCTGGAAGCCGCCGAGCGCGAGGCCGCGCAGGCCCTGCATGACGCGCTGGCGGCCATTCCCAACATCCCGCAGGCGGACGTGCCCCTGGGCAAGGATGAGCATGGCAATGTGGTGCGCCATGTCCACGGCGAGAAGCCGGCGCTCTGGGGCGCGGAGTCGAACCAGCCCGCCAGGGAGCATTGGGAGCTGGGCGAGGCGCTCGGGCTCATGGACTTCGAGGCGGCTGCGCGCATGTCCGGCTCGCGCTTCGTGGTGCTGAAATCGGGCCTTGCCCGGCTGGAGCGCGCCATCGGCCAGTTCTTCCTCGACACGCACACCACCGGGCATGGCTACACCGAGGTCAACCCGCCGCTGCTGGTGCGGGATGAGGCCATGTTCGGCACGGCGCAACTGCCGAAGTTCCGTGAGGATCAGTTTCGGGCTGGCGACGAACACTGGCTCGTGCCCACTGCCGAGGTCCCGCTCACCAATCTCGTGCGGGAATCCATCCTCTCCGAGGCTGAGCTTCCCCTTCGCCTCACCGCGCTCACGCCCTGTTTCCGCGCGGAAGCGGGGTCTGCCGGGCGCGACACCAAGGGCATGCTGCGCCAGCACCAGTTCAATAAGGTCGAGCTGGTGTCGATCACCACGCCGGAGCGCTCGAACGACGAGCATGAGCGGATGCTCGCCTGCGCCGAGACGGTGCTGAAGAAGCTCGGCCTGCACTTCCGCACCATGGTGCTGTGCACCGGCGACATGGGCTTCGCCTCGACCAAGACCTACGACATAGAGGTCTGGCTGCCGGGCCAGAAGGCCTATCGCGAGATCTCGTCGTGCTCGAATTGCGGGGATTTCCAGGCCCGCCGCATGCGCGCGCAATATCGCCCCACTGAAGCAGGCAAGGGGGGCTTGCCCCATGTCCACACGCTTAACGGCTCGGGCGTCGCTGTGGGGCGCGCGCTGATCGCGGTGATGGAGAACTACCAGAACCCTGACGGCTCGATCACCGTGCCGGATGTGCTGCTGCCCTACATGGGCGGCGTCACGCGCATCGCCCGCAGCTGA
- the surE gene encoding 5'/3'-nucleotidase SurE: MRILVTNDDGIHAPGLAVLERVARALTDDVWVIAPETDQSGVSHSLSLNDPLRLRQISPRHFAVKGTPTDCVIMGVRQVMADHRPDLVLSGVNHGQNVAEDVTYSGTIAAAMEGTILGVRSIALSQAYGAKGRDVINWSCAETHAPGIIKRLLAEGIPDDILLNLNFPDCLPEEVAGVSVTVQGRRNQNLLRIDPREDGRGKPYYWIAFQRGRSEPANGTDLRAMQERRISITPLELDLTHEPTLTRLAIAFA; encoded by the coding sequence ATGCGCATCCTGGTCACCAATGATGACGGCATCCACGCGCCCGGCCTGGCCGTGCTGGAGCGGGTGGCGCGCGCGCTAACCGACGATGTCTGGGTCATCGCGCCGGAGACGGATCAGTCCGGCGTGTCGCACTCGCTCTCGCTCAACGATCCGCTGCGGCTGCGCCAGATATCGCCGCGCCATTTCGCGGTGAAGGGCACGCCCACCGATTGCGTCATCATGGGCGTGCGGCAGGTCATGGCGGACCACCGCCCCGATCTGGTGCTCTCGGGCGTCAACCATGGCCAGAACGTGGCCGAGGACGTGACCTATTCGGGCACGATCGCCGCCGCCATGGAAGGCACGATCCTTGGCGTGCGCTCGATCGCGCTGAGCCAGGCCTACGGCGCCAAGGGCCGGGACGTGATCAACTGGAGTTGCGCCGAGACGCACGCGCCGGGCATCATCAAGCGGCTGCTGGCCGAGGGCATCCCGGACGACATCCTGCTCAACTTGAATTTCCCCGACTGCCTGCCCGAGGAGGTCGCCGGCGTGTCGGTCACCGTGCAGGGGCGGCGCAACCAGAACCTCCTGCGCATCGATCCGCGCGAGGATGGCCGCGGCAAGCCCTATTACTGGATCGCCTTCCAGCGTGGGCGCAGCGAGCCCGCCAACGGCACCGACCTTCGCGCCATGCAGGAGCGCCGCATCTCGATCACGCCGCTCGAGCTCGACCTCACCCACGAGCCCACGCTCACCCGCCTTGCCATCGCCTTTGCCTGA
- a CDS encoding protein-L-isoaspartate O-methyltransferase gives MMSDLAVDDPDQDEPLADGARTLQFLLALRAQGVSDLQVLRAMERVSRVIFAPTRYADLSRTDVSIPLACGQTMTPPSIVASFLVSLGIEPGQRVLEVGTGSGYVTALMTAMGVHVVSLERFHSLALAAYERLNRLGMRAVELQHGDGLQAARLLGRFDRVILNGVVDTIPENLLQRLVPGGRLVGALRVEGVPRKVVVNRVGDNAVDHQLGPAIRLTPLTPGVATTL, from the coding sequence CTGATGAGTGATCTCGCGGTCGACGATCCTGATCAGGACGAGCCGCTGGCGGACGGCGCCAGGACGCTGCAGTTCCTGCTGGCGCTGCGCGCCCAGGGCGTGAGCGATCTGCAAGTGCTGCGCGCCATGGAGCGCGTCTCGCGGGTCATCTTCGCGCCCACGCGCTATGCCGACCTGTCGCGCACCGATGTCTCGATTCCGCTCGCCTGCGGCCAGACCATGACCCCGCCCTCCATTGTGGCGTCATTCCTCGTGTCGCTCGGCATCGAGCCTGGCCAGCGCGTGCTCGAAGTCGGCACCGGCTCGGGCTATGTCACCGCGCTGATGACGGCGATGGGCGTGCATGTCGTCTCGCTTGAGCGCTTCCACTCGCTGGCGCTGGCGGCCTATGAGCGGCTCAACAGGCTCGGCATGCGGGCGGTCGAACTCCAGCATGGCGATGGCCTGCAGGCCGCACGCCTGCTCGGCCGCTTCGATCGCGTCATCCTCAATGGCGTGGTCGACACCATCCCGGAGAACCTGCTCCAGCGCCTCGTTCCCGGCGGGCGTCTGGTCGGCGCGCTCAGGGTGGAGGGCGTTCCGCGCAAGGTCGTGGTCAACCGCGTCGGTGACAATGCGGTCGATCACCAGCTTGGCCCGGCAATCCGCCTGACGCCGCTGACGCCGGGTGTTGCGACGACCCTTTGA
- a CDS encoding peptidoglycan DD-metalloendopeptidase family protein gives MRLTSKVLRFSALSRVAAAALMAGALGACSSDVARFSDNPFGNPFRASGSGVDRTATGSVVRPVQRGDSQPETNVALGARSVGRVTARPLAAPMVTGSVPSASRASRAPSAVDLASTASTVSTTRAPAGWSAEGGTQVVVAEGETAQTLSSRYGVPASAILAANGLGGGARLAPGSRITIPVYNAAGAPAAAAAQPAAQPVAAVPAIPSAAAPMMQRPAPVRAPTPPAAAAAATARPAAPPPRVAAAAPPRQAPVTRAEPRVAASAPPRQAPVIRAEPRVAAAAPPRQAPVTRAEPRVAAAAPPREAPVTRIVPPAPVAAPKPVASASADAARERARAQAEASRARAEVVRQQDAVSARADAEAATRRAAEAKASADAEKARLAEIRARTDAERVKAAEARKTAESERVKAAEAKAKAETERRMQADAKLKAERTARQQAAVPRAAADPAPTASIAKDEPKAAPTADFRWPARGRVITGFTGKGANEGINIAVPEGTPVKAAGDGVVAYSGNELKGYGNLVLIRHDNGYVSAYAHNGDLNVKRGEKVNRGQVIARSGQTGNVSTPQLHFEIRKGSNPVDPMPYLNN, from the coding sequence ATGCGTCTGACGTCAAAAGTTCTTCGTTTTTCGGCTTTGAGCCGCGTTGCAGCGGCTGCCTTGATGGCCGGGGCGCTGGGTGCATGCAGCTCCGATGTGGCCCGTTTTTCCGATAATCCTTTCGGCAATCCGTTCAGGGCGAGCGGCTCCGGCGTGGACCGCACGGCGACAGGGAGCGTCGTGCGCCCGGTCCAGCGCGGCGACTCGCAGCCCGAGACGAATGTCGCCCTTGGGGCCCGTTCCGTGGGTCGCGTCACGGCTCGGCCGCTTGCGGCCCCCATGGTCACCGGCTCGGTGCCTTCGGCGTCCCGTGCGTCCCGCGCGCCCAGCGCTGTCGATCTGGCCTCCACGGCCTCCACAGTTTCCACGACGCGCGCTCCGGCCGGCTGGTCCGCTGAAGGCGGCACTCAGGTCGTCGTCGCCGAGGGCGAGACCGCTCAAACCCTTTCCTCGCGCTATGGTGTCCCGGCCTCGGCGATCCTGGCGGCGAACGGTCTTGGCGGCGGCGCGCGCCTCGCTCCGGGCTCGCGCATCACAATCCCGGTTTACAATGCCGCTGGCGCGCCGGCTGCCGCCGCAGCCCAGCCCGCAGCCCAGCCCGTCGCGGCGGTGCCTGCCATCCCGTCCGCTGCGGCTCCGATGATGCAGCGCCCGGCACCTGTCCGCGCTCCGACGCCGCCTGCTGCTGCTGCTGCTGCGACTGCCCGCCCGGCAGCCCCGCCGCCGCGCGTGGCCGCCGCCGCGCCGCCGCGCCAGGCTCCGGTGACACGCGCCGAGCCGCGCGTGGCCGCCTCTGCGCCGCCGCGCCAGGCTCCGGTGATACGCGCCGAGCCGCGCGTGGCCGCCGCTGCGCCGCCGCGCCAGGCTCCGGTGACACGCGCCGAGCCGCGCGTGGCCGCCGCTGCGCCGCCGCGCGAGGCTCCGGTGACACGCATCGTGCCGCCTGCGCCCGTCGCCGCGCCCAAGCCCGTCGCCTCCGCATCGGCCGACGCGGCCCGTGAGCGGGCCCGTGCCCAGGCTGAGGCGTCCCGCGCCCGCGCCGAGGTCGTGCGCCAGCAGGACGCAGTCAGCGCGCGCGCCGACGCCGAAGCCGCCACACGTCGCGCCGCAGAGGCCAAGGCAAGCGCGGACGCCGAGAAGGCCCGTCTGGCCGAAATCCGCGCTCGCACCGATGCAGAGCGCGTCAAGGCGGCCGAGGCTCGCAAGACTGCCGAAAGCGAACGCGTGAAGGCCGCGGAAGCCAAGGCCAAGGCCGAAACCGAACGCCGCATGCAGGCGGACGCCAAGCTGAAGGCCGAGCGCACGGCCCGCCAGCAAGCCGCAGTCCCCCGCGCCGCAGCTGATCCCGCACCCACGGCGAGCATTGCCAAGGACGAGCCAAAGGCGGCGCCGACCGCCGATTTCCGCTGGCCCGCGCGCGGCCGCGTCATCACCGGCTTCACCGGCAAGGGCGCCAATGAAGGCATCAACATCGCGGTGCCGGAAGGCACGCCGGTCAAGGCGGCCGGAGATGGTGTGGTGGCCTATTCAGGCAACGAGCTGAAGGGCTATGGCAACCTCGTGCTGATCCGCCACGACAATGGCTATGTCTCCGCCTACGCTCACAATGGCGACCTGAACGTGAAGCGGGGCGAAAAGGTGAACCGCGGCCAGGTGATCGCCCGCTCCGGCCAGACCGGCAACGTGTCCACGCCCCAACTTCATTTCGAGATCCGCAAGGGCTCCAACCCTGTCGATCCCATGCCCTACCTCAACAACTGA
- a CDS encoding ATP-binding protein: MTQITGPAADPTLTLLARIADALDRIAPPAPARADLAAADAFVWQARDQRLQPVPLVNRVALGLLKGVDRVRDLLAENTERFAKGLPANNVLLWGARGMGKSSLVKAVHADINARGLGPTRLKLIEIHREDIESLPQLMSLLRPDPHRFIVFCDDLSFDHDDTSYKSLKAALDGGVEGRPGNVAFYATSNRRHLLPRDMMENERSTSINPGEAIEEKVSLSDRFGLWLGFHKCSQDEYLDMVSGYARHFKLAIDGEDLRRDALEWATTRGSRSGRTAWQYITDLAGRLDMRLD; the protein is encoded by the coding sequence ATGACCCAGATCACCGGACCCGCCGCCGACCCGACCCTCACGCTGCTCGCCCGCATCGCGGACGCGCTGGACCGCATCGCTCCGCCCGCGCCGGCACGGGCGGACCTTGCCGCGGCCGATGCCTTCGTCTGGCAGGCGCGCGACCAGCGGCTTCAGCCGGTGCCGCTGGTGAACCGCGTCGCGCTCGGCCTGCTCAAGGGCGTAGACCGGGTCCGAGACCTGCTGGCGGAGAACACCGAACGCTTCGCGAAGGGGCTGCCGGCCAACAACGTGCTGCTCTGGGGCGCGCGCGGCATGGGCAAGTCATCGCTGGTGAAGGCCGTGCATGCCGACATCAATGCGCGCGGGCTGGGCCCCACACGGCTGAAGTTGATCGAGATTCATCGCGAGGACATCGAAAGCCTTCCGCAGCTGATGAGCCTGCTGCGGCCCGATCCGCACCGCTTCATCGTGTTCTGCGATGATTTGTCCTTCGATCATGACGACACCTCCTACAAATCGCTGAAAGCGGCGCTTGATGGCGGCGTCGAGGGGCGGCCCGGCAATGTGGCGTTCTACGCCACCTCAAACCGGCGGCATCTGCTGCCGCGCGACATGATGGAGAATGAGCGCTCCACCTCCATCAACCCGGGCGAAGCTATCGAAGAGAAAGTTTCGCTGTCGGACAGGTTCGGCCTGTGGCTGGGCTTCCACAAGTGCAGCCAGGATGAGTATCTCGACATGGTCTCAGGCTACGCACGCCACTTCAAGCTCGCCATCGACGGCGAGGACCTGCGGCGCGACGCGCTCGAATGGGCCACGACGCGGGGCAGCCGTTCAGGCCGCACGGCCTGGCAATACATCACCGATCTTGCCGGCCGGCTGGACATGCGCCTCGACTGA